The segment AGATGGCGAAGATCCCTCCCGCCGAGGGGCTGGAGGGCATGACCGCCCAGCAGCTCAAGGAGATGGCGAAGGAAAACGGCATCTCCCTCAACATGACCAAGCAGGAGACCATCGAGCTGCTGGACAAGCTGGAGCCCGGCGTGGACCACAGCGGCCTGATGGGCAAGGAACTCGCGGCGGCCAAACAGAAGCACGGCATCGGCATCCTCAAGAACAAGCAGCAGCTCGTCGAGGCGTTGATCCGGCTGGCGACCGAGGAAACGTTGAGGAAGTGGATTCTCCGGCAGGTGAAGGCAGGTTCCTGATAACTACTCAAGTCTTGCCGCTTCGCCTGCGATGTGCCCGGCAAGAGAGGAGACGAAGGTCTTGAGACTGGTCATTGATGACAACGAGGAAAAATCACCGCTGTCAGCGGCTGTTCGCGGAGAGGCGATTACCGAAGCGGTTGTGTAGAGCTGTTCCTGAGTCAACTTCTGGCACAGCAAATCGTACCGCTGGAGATAGGATGCGCCCTTGAATTCCTCGAACACGGGAAAATGAGGCGAGTTGTCCTTGACCGGAGACCGGGATTCGGGCGCGTCCTCAACCAGCATCAGCCAGCCTACAAATGGGCGGGGCTGTTTGCCGAATGCCCCTTCTCGGTATGCTGTCCATAAATCATGGGCTGTGCCGATGGACTCTTCCGTCCGGTTGTTGAAGTTGTTGCCGAAGGAAGGTCCGACCTGGCTTTTCAGTTCGATAGCCGCGATCAGTTCACCCTTGTGGATGACCAGCAGATCCCAGAGTTTGGTTGGCCGAAAGAAACCGGGCAGCGTCAGGACGGCGCGTTTCTGATGGATGTCGGCATGGGCGAGTCCATTGGATCGAATGATATCGAGTATCAAAGCAATGAACCCATCCATATTTTTGCCAGCGGTCACGCCTGCGCGTTCGCCCTGGTCGGCCTTGCCCGATTCAATTTGCTTCTGCCTGGCGGCTTCCCGGTTTCCCCAAAACGCCTGCACAGCTTCATGAGCCTTGCGCTCGTAATCCACAAGATCAATTGCCATTGTTATTCTCCATTGCCGCCAAGAGCGGATCGTTCTTCTTGGTTCAGTTTGTAAAGTTTGAAAACCGCTCTGTTACAGGCGTCAAGATCGCGGAAGGTCGCGGCATGGATCAATTCCCTCCGGAGATTCTCGGATACGTCCTGCCAGAATGGGATACGGATGCGCCGCAGGTACTGAGCCTGAAAGCGAAAGTAGCCTCCGCGCATTTTCGTCGAGTAGGTTGCCACAAAGAGCTTGGCGATGCTGGAGAGCAACACCGCCTGCAATGCCCGCAAATCCCAG is part of the Candidatus Cloacimonadota bacterium genome and harbors:
- a CDS encoding PaeR7I family type II restriction endonuclease, whose protein sequence is MAIDLVDYERKAHEAVQAFWGNREAARQKQIESGKADQGERAGVTAGKNMDGFIALILDIIRSNGLAHADIHQKRAVLTLPGFFRPTKLWDLLVIHKGELIAAIELKSQVGPSFGNNFNNRTEESIGTAHDLWTAYREGAFGKQPRPFVGWLMLVEDAPESRSPVKDNSPHFPVFEEFKGASYLQRYDLLCQKLTQEQLYTTASVIASPRTAADSGDFSSLSSMTSLKTFVSSLAGHIAGEAARLE